A genomic window from Camelina sativa cultivar DH55 chromosome 2, Cs, whole genome shotgun sequence includes:
- the LOC104736570 gene encoding non-specific lipid-transfer protein 3-like, giving the protein MALGLRFFTCLVFTVCIVASADAAISCGTVASSLAPCANYLSKGGVVPGPCCEGVKSLNGMAQTTPDRQQACRCLQSTAKGLSGLDPSLASGLPGKCGVTIPYPISMSTNCENVK; this is encoded by the exons ATGGCTTTGGGTCTCAGGTTCTTCACATGCCTCGTTTTTACGGTCTGCATAGTTGCATCAGCCGATGCAGCCATCTCATGCGGAACAGTGGCAAGTAGCTTGGCTCCATGTGCCAACTACCTGTCAAAAGGTGGAGTGGTACCAGGTCCGTGCTGTGAAGGAGTTAAAAGTTTGAACGGTATGGCTCAAACCACACCAGACCGCCAACAAGCATGCCGATGCCTACAGTCCACTGCAAAGGGCTTGTCTGGTCTCGACCCAAGTCTAGCCTCTGGCCTTCCTGGAAAGTGCGGTGTTACCATTCCCTACCCCATCTCCATGAGCACTAACTGCGAGAA CGTCAAGTGA
- the LOC104736578 gene encoding WUSCHEL-related homeobox 2-like — MENEGNAGSTASSSRWNPTKDQITLLENLYKQGIRTPSADQIQQITGRLRAYGHIEGKNVFYWFQNHKARLRQKQKQERITYFNRLLHKTSRFFHPPPCSNVGCVSPYYLQQVGDHHINQHGSVYTNNLLHRNNVVIPSGGYEKRVITDHKKQLSDITTRTTRMSMSSRFDRFALRDHFDGEGINVNSGGRETLPLFPLQPLNGTSDAGAGNSCFAPGSDSSVVCFGDDGGREQPFMIDFFSSGGSSSRFDNNGNAL, encoded by the exons ATGGAAAACGAAGGTAACGCAGGAAGTACTGCAAGTAGTTCAAGATGGAACCCAACGAAAGATCAGATAACGTTGCTAGAGAATCTTTACAAGCAAGGGATACGAACTCCGAGCGCCGATCAGATACAGCAGATCACCGGCAGGCTCCGTGCGTACGGCCATATCGAGGGTAAAAACGTCTTCTATTGGTTCCAGAACCATAAGGCGAGACTACGTCAAAAGCAGAAACAAGAGCGTATCACTTACTTCAACCGTCTCCTCCACAAAACCTCCCGTTTCTTTCACCCTCCTCCTTGCTCAAACG TGGGTTGTGTTAGTCCCTACTATTTGCAGCAAGTAGGTGATCATCATATCAACCAACATGGAAGTGTTTACACAAACAATCTTCTTCACAGAAACAATGTGGTGATTCCGAGTGGTGGCTACGAGAAACGGGTTATCACAGATCATAAGAAGCAACTCTCGGACATAACAACAAGAACAACTAGAATGTCCATGTCTTCAAGATTTGACCGATTTGCCCTTCGTGATCACTTTGACGGTGAGGGTATTAACGTCAATTCTGGTGGACGGGAGACGCTTCCTCTATTCCCACTTCAGCCTTTGAATGGGACTAGCGACGCTGGTGCGGGAAATTCCTGTTTTGCCCCTGGGAGTGATTCTTCGGTGGTTTGTTTCGGCGATGACGGTGGACGAGAGCAGCCGTTTATGATCGACTTCTTCTCTAGTGGTGGTTCTTCTAGTCGTTTCGATAATAATGGAAATGCGCTGTAA
- the LOC104736584 gene encoding uncharacterized protein LOC104736584, producing the protein MKTISGLGIGLSLVFGFLLLALVAEVYYLLRWKKHKKRVTSQESEEEKEEEQQQQNGYAKELIQLFCFKKPQPLQQNNGGREGNEISRDQDGNQDLELGLMKHLNGGDLGFEAELMKLHNQRFLFTIMEETKADLESEDGRSRLGSRSRRRSLSDVPNDCSTPGFTPLASPRTLKSSSPLESYPHHGFNPLFESDGELEFNKFFKSSTSSPPPKFKFLRDAEEKLRKRLIEEAKRREGLASPKSEGSFLKFMNPPPAMNREKKQSIIQESDETVSFSPTCSSSSSGINLRMLLDQKSTVVVV; encoded by the coding sequence ATGAAGACTATTAGTGGATTAGGTATTGGGTTAAGTTTAGTTTTTGGGTTTCTTCTCTTAGCACTTGTTGCAGAAGTCTATTACCTTCTGAGATGGAAGAAGCACAAGAAGAGAGTCACAAGCCAAGAAagtgaagaggagaaagaagaagaacaacaacaacaaaacggATACGCCAAAGAACTTATCCAGCTCTTCTGCTTCAAAAAGCCTCAACCTTTACAGCAAAAcaatggaggaagagaaggaaatGAAATCTCAAGGGACCAAGATGGGAATCAAGATTTGGAGCTTGGGTTGATGAAACATCTCAACGGAGGAGATCTAGGGTTTGAAGCAGAGCTCATGAAGCTTCATAACCAGAGGTTTCTCTTCACAATCATGGAAGAGACGAAAGCTGATTTGGAATCTGAAGATGGGAGATCAAGATTGGGttcaagatcaagaagaagaagcttgagtGATGTTCCTAATGACTGTAGTACCCCTGGATTCACTCCATTGGCTTCTCCTCGTACGCTAAAGTCATCATCTCCTTTGGAGTCTTATCCACACCATGGATTCAATCCTCTGTTTGAATCAGACGGTGAGCTTGAGTTTAACAAGTTCTTTAAGTCGTCTACTTCATCACCTCCACCTAAATTCAAGTTCTTGAGAGATGCTGaagagaagctgaggaagagaTTGATTGAAGAAGCTAAAAGAAGAGAAGGCTTAGCTTCTCCAAAATCGGAAGGTTCGTTTCTGAAGTTCATGAATCCTCCACCTGCGAtgaacagagagaagaaacagagtattatTCAAGAATCTGATGAAACGGTGTCGTTTTCTcctacttgttcttcttcttcatcaggtATAAATCTTAGAATGTTGTTAGACCAAAAATCCACAGTGGTGGTTGTTTAG
- the LOC104736560 gene encoding non-specific lipid-transfer protein 4-like, translating to MAFALKFFTCLVLTVCIVASVDAAITCGTVVSSLAPCGGYLSKGGAVPPPCCAGVKKLNGMAQTTPDRQQACRCLQSAAKGVNPSLASSLPGKCGVSIPYPISTSTNCATIK from the exons ATGGCTTTCGCTTTGAAGTTCTTTACATGCCTTGTTTTGACTGTGTGCATAGTTGCATCCGTAGATGCAGCTATCACATGTGGCACAGTGGTAAGTAGCTTGGCTCCATGTGGAGGCTATCTATCAAAAGGTGGGGCGGTGCCGCCTCCGTGTTGTGCAGGAGTCAAAAAGTTGAACGGTATGGCTCAAACCACACCTGACCGCCAACAAGCTTGCCGATGCTTACAGTCCGCTGCCAAGGGCGTTAACCCAAGTCTAGCCTCAAGCCTTCCTGGAAAGTGTGGTGTTAGCATTCCCTACCCCATCTCCACCAGCACTAACTGCGCCAC CATCAAGTGA